In Streptomyces sp. NBC_00704, a genomic segment contains:
- the tsf gene encoding translation elongation factor Ts: MANYTAADVKKLRELTGAGMMDCKKALDEAEGNVDKAVEALRIKGQKGVAKREGRSAENGAVVSIIADDNSSGVLVELKCETDFVAKGDKFQAVASAIAEHVAKTAPADIAALLASEIEPGKTVQAFVDEANANLGEKIVLDRFAQFADGYVTAYMHRTMPDLPPQIGVLVELDKPNAEIAKGVAQHIAAFAPKYLSKEDVPAEVVESERRVAEETTRAEGKPEAALPKIVEGRLNGFFKDATLLGQPYALDNKKSVQKVLDEAGVTLKRFTRIKVGI, from the coding sequence ATGGCGAACTACACCGCCGCTGACGTCAAGAAGCTCCGTGAGCTCACCGGCGCCGGCATGATGGACTGCAAGAAGGCGCTGGACGAGGCCGAGGGCAACGTCGACAAGGCCGTCGAGGCGCTCCGCATCAAGGGCCAGAAGGGCGTCGCCAAGCGCGAGGGCCGCTCCGCCGAGAACGGCGCCGTGGTCTCGATCATCGCCGACGACAACTCCTCCGGCGTCCTCGTCGAGCTGAAGTGCGAGACGGACTTCGTCGCCAAGGGCGACAAGTTCCAGGCCGTCGCCAGCGCGATCGCCGAGCACGTCGCCAAGACCGCCCCGGCCGACATCGCGGCGCTGCTCGCCTCCGAGATCGAGCCCGGCAAGACCGTCCAGGCGTTCGTGGACGAGGCCAACGCCAACCTCGGCGAGAAGATCGTGCTGGACCGCTTCGCGCAGTTCGCCGACGGCTACGTCACCGCCTACATGCACCGCACGATGCCCGACCTGCCCCCGCAGATCGGTGTCCTGGTCGAGCTCGACAAGCCCAACGCCGAGATCGCCAAGGGCGTCGCCCAGCACATCGCCGCCTTCGCGCCGAAGTACCTCTCCAAGGAGGACGTGCCGGCCGAGGTCGTCGAGTCCGAGCGCCGCGTCGCCGAGGAGACCACCCGCGCCGAGGGCAAGCCCGAGGCCGCCCTGCCGAAGATCGTCGAGGGTCGCCTCAACGGCTTCTTCAAGGACGCCACGCTGCTCGGTCAGCCGTACGCCCTGGACAACAAGAAGTCCGTCCAGAAGGTCCTGGACGAGGCCGGTGTCACCCTGAAGCGCTTCACGCGCATCAAGGTCGGCATCTGA
- the pyrH gene encoding UMP kinase has protein sequence MTTKAQKSDDGKLRGRFLLKLSGEAFSGGGGLGVDPDVVHKIAREIAAVVRDGAEIAVVIGGGNFFRGAELQVRGMDRARSDYMGMLGTVMNCLALQDFLEKEGIDSRVQTAITMGQVAEPYIPLRAVRHLEKGRVVIFGAGMGMPYFSTDTTAAQRALEIDAEALLMGKNGVDGVYDSDPKTNPGAVKFDALGYGEVITRDLKVADMTAITLCRDNKLPILVFELLAEGNIARAVKGEKIGTLVGEQGSRS, from the coding sequence ATGACCACCAAGGCCCAGAAGAGCGACGACGGCAAACTACGCGGCCGGTTTCTGCTGAAGCTGTCCGGTGAGGCATTCTCCGGCGGCGGAGGCCTGGGCGTGGACCCCGACGTGGTGCACAAGATCGCCCGGGAGATCGCGGCCGTCGTCCGCGACGGCGCCGAGATCGCGGTCGTCATCGGTGGCGGCAACTTCTTCCGCGGCGCCGAGCTCCAGGTGCGCGGCATGGACCGGGCCCGCTCGGACTACATGGGCATGCTCGGCACGGTCATGAACTGCCTCGCCCTCCAGGACTTCCTGGAAAAGGAGGGCATCGACAGCCGCGTGCAGACCGCCATCACCATGGGCCAGGTCGCCGAGCCGTACATCCCGCTGCGGGCCGTGCGGCACCTGGAGAAGGGCCGTGTGGTCATCTTCGGCGCCGGAATGGGCATGCCGTACTTCTCCACCGACACCACCGCCGCCCAGCGCGCGCTGGAGATCGACGCCGAGGCGCTGCTCATGGGCAAGAACGGCGTGGACGGCGTCTACGACTCCGACCCGAAGACCAACCCGGGGGCCGTCAAGTTCGACGCCCTCGGCTACGGCGAGGTCATCACCCGCGACCTCAAGGTCGCCGACATGACCGCGATCACGCTGTGCCGCGACAACAAGCTGCCGATCCTCGTCTTCGAGCTTCTGGCCGAGGGCAATATCGCCCGCGCGGTCAAGGGTGAGAAGATCGGCACGCTCGTGGGGGAGCAGGGCAGCCGGTCCTGA
- the frr gene encoding ribosome recycling factor has protein sequence MIEETLLEAEEKMEKAVVVAKEDFAAIRTGRAHPAMFNKIVADYYGAPTPINQLASFSVPEPRMAVVTPFDKTALRNIEQAIRDSDLGVNPSNDGNIIRVVFPELTEERRRDYIKVAKGKGEDAKVSIRAVRRKAKDAIDKLIKDGEVGEDEGRRAEKELDDTTAKYVAQVDELLKHKEAELLEV, from the coding sequence GTGATCGAAGAGACCCTCCTCGAGGCCGAGGAGAAGATGGAGAAGGCCGTCGTGGTCGCCAAGGAGGACTTCGCCGCGATCCGCACCGGCCGTGCGCACCCGGCGATGTTCAACAAGATCGTTGCCGACTACTACGGTGCGCCGACGCCGATCAACCAGCTGGCTTCGTTCTCCGTGCCGGAGCCGCGCATGGCGGTCGTGACGCCGTTCGACAAGACCGCGCTGCGCAACATCGAGCAGGCGATCCGCGACTCCGACCTGGGCGTCAACCCGAGCAACGACGGCAACATCATCCGAGTGGTGTTCCCCGAGCTGACCGAGGAGCGCCGCCGCGACTACATCAAGGTCGCCAAGGGCAAGGGGGAGGACGCCAAGGTGTCCATCCGCGCCGTCCGCCGCAAGGCCAAGGACGCGATCGACAAGCTGATCAAGGACGGCGAGGTCGGCGAGGACGAGGGCCGCCGTGCCGAGAAGGAACTCGACGACACCACCGCGAAGTACGTCGCCCAGGTGGACGAGCTCCTGAAGCACAAGGAAGCGGAGCTGCTCGAGGTCTGA
- a CDS encoding phosphatidate cytidylyltransferase, which translates to MNDSSWGSPPHAGSRAGYWGPADQGPVQGAAPAGPAYDAPEAQQTRPMPIVPDVRAHGGNQDDDRGAARMGGPLFHDENHGNAPYGGEPHGLAAHGDDTPTAQPHAAAPQNPEPMPDAPHPATAPPPKKSAGRDLGAAIGVGVGLGVVIVASLFVVKAVFIGVIAVAVVVGLWELTSRLQERKGIKAPLVPLAVGGAAMVVAGYVRGPEGAWVAMALTALAVLVWRMTEPPEGYLKDVTAGVFAAFYVPFLATFVALMLTAEDGAFRVMTFLLLTVVSDTGAYAVGWRFGRTKLAPRISPGKTREGLLGAVSFAMAAGALCMQFLIDDGRWWQGLVLGFAVAASATLGDLGESMIKRDLGIKDMGTLLPGHGGIMDRLDSLLPTAPVVWLLLVLFVGSG; encoded by the coding sequence ATGAACGACTCTTCCTGGGGCTCACCGCCACACGCCGGGTCGCGGGCCGGGTACTGGGGGCCCGCCGACCAGGGGCCCGTCCAGGGAGCCGCCCCGGCGGGTCCCGCGTACGATGCGCCTGAGGCGCAGCAGACCCGCCCCATGCCCATCGTCCCCGACGTCCGCGCACACGGCGGAAACCAGGATGACGACCGGGGGGCCGCCCGCATGGGCGGCCCCTTGTTCCACGACGAGAACCACGGCAACGCGCCCTACGGCGGCGAGCCCCACGGCCTCGCCGCCCACGGCGACGACACCCCGACGGCCCAGCCCCACGCGGCGGCGCCGCAGAATCCGGAGCCCATGCCCGACGCCCCTCACCCGGCGACCGCGCCGCCGCCGAAGAAGAGCGCCGGCCGCGACCTGGGCGCGGCCATAGGGGTCGGGGTCGGCCTCGGCGTGGTCATCGTCGCGTCGCTGTTCGTCGTCAAGGCCGTCTTCATCGGCGTGATCGCGGTCGCCGTCGTCGTCGGCCTGTGGGAGCTGACCAGCAGGCTGCAGGAGCGCAAGGGCATCAAGGCTCCGCTCGTGCCGCTCGCGGTCGGCGGCGCCGCGATGGTGGTCGCCGGATACGTCCGCGGACCGGAGGGCGCCTGGGTGGCCATGGCCCTCACCGCGCTCGCGGTGCTGGTCTGGCGGATGACCGAACCGCCCGAGGGCTACCTCAAGGACGTCACGGCCGGCGTCTTCGCGGCCTTCTACGTCCCGTTCCTGGCCACGTTCGTCGCCCTCATGCTCACCGCCGAGGACGGCGCGTTCCGCGTCATGACCTTCCTGCTCCTGACGGTCGTCAGCGACACGGGCGCGTACGCCGTCGGCTGGCGCTTCGGCAGGACCAAGCTGGCCCCGCGCATCAGTCCGGGCAAGACCCGCGAGGGCCTGCTCGGCGCGGTCTCGTTCGCGATGGCGGCCGGCGCGCTGTGCATGCAGTTCCTCATCGACGACGGCAGGTGGTGGCAGGGGCTGGTGCTCGGGTTCGCCGTCGCCGCCAGCGCCACGCTCGGCGACCTCGGCGAGTCCATGATCAAGCGGGACCTGGGCATCAAGGACATGGGCACGCTGCTCCCGGGCCACGGCGGCATCATGGACCGGCTGGACTCCCTGCTGCCGACGGCGCCCGTCGTCTGGCTGCTGCTCGTGCTGTTCGTCGGGTCGGGCTGA
- the rlmN gene encoding 23S rRNA (adenine(2503)-C(2))-methyltransferase RlmN, whose amino-acid sequence MPAPGELTFVAPRGAKKPPRHLADLSPAERKEVVAEIGEKPFRAKQLSQHYFARYAHDPAEWTDIPAGAREKLREALLPDLMSVVRHQSTDQGTTRKTLWRLFDGTLVESVLMRYPDRVTMCISSQAGCGMNCPFCATGQAGLDRNLSTAEIVHQIVDGMRALRDGDVPGGPARLSNIVFMGMGEPLANYKRVVGAIRALTDPAPDGLGLSQRGITVSTVGLVPAIQRFTDEGFKCRLAISLHAPDDELRDTLVPVNTRWRVREVLDAGFEYTARSGRRLSIEYALIRDINDQAWRGDRLGRLLRGKPVHVNLIPLNPTPGSKWTASRPEDEKAFVEAIAAHGVPVTVRDTRGQEIDGACGQLAATER is encoded by the coding sequence ATGCCTGCACCCGGAGAACTCACTTTCGTCGCCCCCCGCGGAGCCAAGAAGCCGCCGCGGCATCTCGCCGACCTCTCGCCCGCCGAGCGTAAGGAGGTCGTGGCGGAGATCGGGGAGAAGCCGTTCCGTGCCAAGCAGTTGTCGCAGCACTACTTCGCCCGGTACGCGCACGACCCGGCGGAGTGGACGGACATCCCGGCCGGCGCGCGCGAGAAGCTGCGCGAGGCGCTGCTGCCGGACCTGATGTCGGTCGTGCGGCATCAGTCGACGGACCAGGGGACCACCCGCAAGACGCTGTGGCGGCTGTTCGACGGCACGCTCGTGGAGTCGGTGCTGATGCGCTACCCGGACCGGGTGACCATGTGCATCAGCTCGCAGGCGGGGTGCGGGATGAACTGCCCGTTCTGCGCCACCGGGCAGGCGGGGCTCGACCGGAACCTGTCCACCGCCGAGATCGTGCACCAGATCGTCGACGGGATGCGGGCGCTGCGCGACGGGGACGTGCCCGGCGGGCCGGCCCGGCTCTCCAACATCGTCTTCATGGGGATGGGCGAGCCGCTCGCCAACTACAAGCGGGTCGTCGGCGCCATCCGCGCGCTGACCGACCCGGCGCCGGACGGGCTCGGGCTGTCGCAGCGCGGGATCACCGTGTCGACGGTCGGGCTGGTGCCGGCCATCCAGCGGTTCACCGACGAGGGCTTCAAGTGCCGCCTGGCGATCTCCCTGCACGCGCCGGACGACGAACTGCGCGACACCCTCGTCCCCGTGAACACGCGGTGGAGGGTGCGCGAGGTGCTGGACGCCGGATTCGAGTACACCGCGCGGTCGGGCCGCCGGCTGTCCATCGAGTACGCGCTGATCCGGGACATCAACGACCAGGCGTGGCGCGGTGACCGGCTGGGCCGGCTGCTGCGCGGCAAGCCCGTGCACGTCAACCTGATCCCGCTGAACCCGACGCCGGGCTCGAAGTGGACGGCGTCGCGGCCGGAGGACGAGAAGGCCTTCGTCGAGGCGATCGCCGCGCACGGGGTGCCGGTGACCGTCCGGGACACCCGTGGTCAGGAGATCGACGGGGCGTGCGGTCAGCTCGCGGCCACCGAGCGGTAG
- a CDS encoding thiamine ABC transporter substrate-binding protein, translating into MQNKTFVAVAVGLGLVVSPVLSACGSTDGKGTSGTTGSTASAASKTVTLVSHDSWAVSKSVLADFEKRSGYKVRVLKDGDAGQAVNKAILTKDHPQGDVFFGVDNTLLSRALDNGLFQSYEAKGLARVDGRYQLDAKKHRVTPVDFGDICVNYDKAYFAAHELAPPASFDDLVKPAYKDLLVTENASTSSPGLGFLLGTAAKYGDGGWEGYWKKLKANGVKVVDGWEQAYNEEFSGSAGGRKAKADRPLVVSYASSPPAEVIYGDPKPATAPTGVATGTCFRQTEFAGLLSNAGNSEGGKALIDFLIGKEFQQDMPLNMFVYPVAKDAAVPAEFTRFGPAAKAPETMDPAKIADRRDQWVKSWTSLVLK; encoded by the coding sequence GTGCAGAACAAGACCTTCGTGGCCGTGGCCGTCGGGCTCGGCCTGGTCGTGTCGCCCGTGCTGTCCGCGTGCGGGTCCACGGACGGCAAGGGAACCTCGGGCACGACCGGCTCGACGGCTTCGGCGGCCTCGAAGACGGTCACCCTCGTCAGCCACGACTCGTGGGCCGTCTCCAAGAGCGTCCTCGCCGACTTCGAGAAGCGGTCCGGGTACAAGGTGCGGGTCCTCAAGGACGGCGACGCCGGGCAGGCCGTCAACAAGGCGATCCTCACCAAGGACCATCCGCAGGGCGACGTCTTCTTCGGCGTCGACAACACGCTGCTGTCGCGCGCCCTCGACAACGGGCTGTTCCAGTCCTACGAGGCCAAGGGGCTGGCGCGGGTCGACGGCCGGTACCAGCTGGACGCGAAGAAGCACCGGGTCACGCCGGTCGACTTCGGCGACATCTGCGTCAACTACGACAAGGCGTACTTCGCCGCGCACGAGCTGGCGCCGCCCGCCTCCTTCGACGACCTGGTCAAGCCCGCCTACAAGGACCTCCTCGTCACCGAGAACGCCTCCACCTCCTCGCCCGGCCTCGGCTTCCTGCTCGGCACGGCCGCGAAGTACGGGGACGGAGGCTGGGAGGGCTACTGGAAGAAGCTCAAGGCCAACGGCGTCAAGGTGGTCGACGGCTGGGAGCAGGCCTACAACGAGGAGTTCTCCGGCTCCGCCGGCGGCAGGAAGGCGAAGGCGGACCGGCCGCTCGTCGTCTCGTACGCCTCCTCGCCGCCCGCCGAGGTGATCTACGGCGACCCGAAGCCGGCCACCGCGCCGACCGGCGTCGCGACCGGAACCTGCTTCCGGCAGACCGAGTTCGCGGGCCTGCTGAGCAACGCCGGCAACAGCGAGGGCGGCAAGGCGCTGATCGACTTCCTGATCGGCAAGGAGTTCCAGCAGGACATGCCGCTCAACATGTTCGTCTACCCGGTGGCGAAGGACGCGGCCGTGCCTGCCGAGTTCACCCGGTTCGGGCCCGCCGCCAAGGCTCCCGAGACCATGGACCCGGCGAAGATCGCCGACCGTCGCGACCAGTGGGTCAAGTCGTGGACCTCGCTCGTACTGAAGTAG
- a CDS encoding ABC transporter permease: MDLARTEVGPRKGAGRRGAAARLGLLAVPVAFFAVFFAWPVAAIVARGLHVDGAWRFGRLWDVLGESDVRHVLWFTTWQALASTALTLLVALPGAYVLARLDFPGRQVLRAVVTVPFVLPTVVVGTAFLALVGRGGLLDELWGVRLDTTVWAILLAHVFFNYAVVVRTVGGLWAQLDPRQEEAARMLGASRLRAWRTVTLPALGPAVAAAALMVFLFTFTSFGVVQILGGPTFATLEVEIYRQTSEIFDLSTAAVLTIVQFAAVGAILAVHAWTVRRREASLRLVDAAGTARRPRGAGQWALLAGVLASIAVLLVLPLAVLVQRSLDAPGFAYYRALTRDDGNVFLVPPIDAIGNSLRYALAATAIAVAVGGLAAAALTRRDAGRLVRGFDALLMLPLGVSAVTVGFGFLIALDEPPLDLRATWILVPLAQALVGVPFVVRTMLPVLRAVDQRLREAAAVLGASPWRVWREVDLPMVRRALLVAAGFAFAVSLGEFGATVFIARPDNPTLPVAVARLLGRAGELNYGQAMALSTILMVVCAVALLVLERLRTDRAGEF, translated from the coding sequence GTGGACCTCGCTCGTACTGAAGTAGGCCCGCGCAAGGGAGCCGGCCGGCGGGGCGCGGCGGCCCGGCTCGGCCTGCTGGCCGTGCCCGTCGCGTTCTTCGCGGTCTTCTTCGCCTGGCCGGTCGCCGCGATCGTCGCCCGAGGGCTCCACGTCGACGGGGCGTGGCGCTTCGGGCGGCTGTGGGACGTGCTCGGGGAGTCCGACGTCCGGCACGTGCTGTGGTTCACCACCTGGCAGGCGCTCGCCTCCACCGCGCTCACCCTGCTGGTGGCGCTGCCGGGCGCCTACGTCCTCGCGCGCCTGGACTTCCCGGGCAGGCAGGTGCTGCGCGCCGTCGTCACCGTCCCGTTCGTGCTGCCGACGGTCGTCGTGGGCACGGCGTTCCTCGCGCTCGTCGGGCGCGGCGGACTGCTCGACGAGCTGTGGGGGGTGCGCCTCGACACCACCGTGTGGGCGATCCTGCTCGCGCACGTCTTCTTCAACTACGCGGTCGTCGTCCGCACGGTGGGCGGCCTGTGGGCGCAGCTGGACCCGCGGCAGGAGGAGGCGGCGCGGATGCTGGGCGCGTCCCGGCTGCGGGCCTGGCGCACGGTGACCCTGCCGGCGCTCGGGCCGGCCGTCGCCGCGGCCGCGCTGATGGTCTTCCTGTTCACCTTCACCTCCTTCGGGGTGGTGCAGATCCTCGGCGGGCCCACCTTCGCCACCCTGGAGGTGGAGATCTACCGGCAGACCTCCGAGATCTTCGACCTGTCCACGGCCGCCGTCCTGACCATCGTGCAGTTCGCGGCCGTCGGCGCGATCCTCGCCGTGCACGCCTGGACGGTGCGCCGGCGGGAGGCCTCGCTGCGGCTGGTGGACGCGGCCGGGACGGCGCGCAGGCCGCGCGGGGCCGGGCAGTGGGCGCTGCTCGCCGGGGTGCTCGCGAGCATCGCCGTCCTGCTGGTCCTGCCCCTCGCGGTGCTGGTGCAGCGTTCGCTGGACGCGCCCGGCTTCGCCTACTACCGGGCGCTGACCCGCGACGACGGGAACGTCTTCCTCGTCCCGCCGATCGACGCCATCGGCAACTCGCTGCGGTACGCGCTCGCCGCGACCGCGATCGCCGTGGCCGTCGGCGGCCTCGCCGCGGCCGCGCTCACCCGCAGGGACGCCGGACGGCTCGTCCGGGGCTTCGACGCGCTGCTGATGCTGCCGCTCGGCGTGTCCGCGGTGACCGTCGGCTTCGGGTTCCTCATCGCGCTCGACGAGCCGCCGCTGGACCTGCGCGCCACATGGATCCTGGTGCCGCTGGCGCAGGCGCTGGTCGGCGTGCCCTTCGTCGTGCGGACCATGCTGCCGGTGCTGCGGGCGGTGGATCAGCGGCTGCGGGAGGCGGCGGCCGTGCTCGGGGCGTCGCCCTGGCGGGTGTGGCGCGAGGTCGACCTGCCGATGGTGCGGCGCGCTCTGCTGGTCGCGGCCGGGTTCGCGTTCGCGGTGTCGCTGGGGGAGTTCGGGGCGACCGTGTTCATCGCCCGGCCCGACAACCCGACCCTGCCGGTGGCCGTCGCGCGGCTGCTCGGCCGGGCCGGGGAACTCAACTACGGGCAGGCGATGGCCCTTTCGACGATTCTGATGGTGGTGTGCGCGGTGGCCCTGCTGGTGCTGGAGCGGCTGCGGACCGACCGGGCGGGGGAGTTCTGA
- a CDS encoding ABC transporter ATP-binding protein, producing MRALELERATVRFGGRAVLDAVDLAVAEHEVVCVLGPSGSGKSTLLRAVAGLQPLDAGRVSLDGRDQAGVPAHRRELGLMFQDHQLFPQRDVGGNVAFGLRMRGMPRAGQGERVAELLELVGLPGAARRAVASLSGGEQQRVALARALAPRPRLLMLDEPLGQLDRSLRERLVVELRELFGRLGTTVLAVTHDQGEAFALADRVVVMRDGRIAQSGTPLDVWQRPADAFVARFLGFDNVVEATVTGEVAVTPWGKTQVAAGSAQGARTLLVRPAGVLLGDADDGLRCTVAARTFRGTHVALHLQPEGAPRLEAACALRDAPEVGSAVGVSFDPAETVVLD from the coding sequence ATGCGAGCGCTCGAACTGGAGCGGGCCACCGTGCGGTTCGGCGGCCGGGCCGTGCTGGACGCCGTCGATCTGGCCGTCGCCGAGCACGAGGTGGTGTGCGTGCTCGGGCCCAGCGGCAGCGGCAAGTCGACGCTGCTGCGGGCCGTGGCCGGTCTTCAGCCCCTGGACGCCGGGCGGGTCTCGCTCGACGGGCGCGACCAGGCCGGGGTGCCCGCGCACCGGCGCGAGCTGGGGCTGATGTTCCAGGACCACCAGTTGTTCCCGCAGCGCGACGTCGGCGGCAACGTGGCCTTCGGCCTGCGGATGCGTGGCATGCCACGGGCTGGGCAGGGCGAGCGGGTGGCGGAGCTGCTCGAACTCGTCGGGCTGCCGGGCGCGGCGAGGCGGGCCGTGGCCTCGCTCTCCGGCGGCGAGCAGCAGCGGGTGGCGCTGGCCAGGGCCCTCGCGCCGCGCCCCCGGCTGCTGATGCTCGACGAGCCGCTCGGCCAGCTCGACCGGTCGCTGCGCGAGCGGCTGGTCGTCGAACTGCGGGAGTTGTTCGGCCGGTTGGGCACCACCGTGCTGGCCGTCACCCACGACCAGGGCGAGGCGTTCGCGCTGGCCGACCGGGTCGTGGTGATGCGGGACGGCCGGATCGCCCAGTCCGGGACGCCGCTCGACGTCTGGCAGCGGCCGGCGGACGCGTTCGTGGCCCGGTTCCTCGGCTTCGACAACGTCGTGGAGGCCACCGTCACCGGCGAGGTCGCGGTCACGCCGTGGGGCAAGACGCAGGTGGCGGCCGGGTCCGCCCAGGGGGCGCGCACCCTGCTGGTCCGGCCGGCGGGCGTGCTCCTGGGCGACGCGGACGACGGGCTGCGCTGTACGGTCGCCGCCCGCACCTTCCGGGGCACGCACGTCGCCCTGCACCTCCAGCCAGAGGGCGCGCCGAGACTGGAGGCGGCGTGCGCGCTGCGCGACGCCCCCGAGGTCGGCAGCGCGGTGGGCGTGTCCTTCGACCCGGCCGAGACCGTGGTGCTGGACTGA
- a CDS encoding LAETG motif-containing sortase-dependent surface protein, whose translation MSLSRRTAARSVRMLGVTAASAALALSAAGTALACEISEFSASAACDGAKGVITVTDKDPTGVPAVVTVFLENNGADLRQVGKEQTVTGSKKGVTVSFAEDWEPNAEYRVHIVAVKGKKKLVDADIAPNVTTPSKACQADDTTTPPTSPSSSPSSTPSTPSSQTASPPAGTATPSPAPSDSAADSAAPPASASNAPSPAAQESNLAETGANSNTGLIVGIAAALVVVGGGAVFFGMRRRGASHR comes from the coding sequence GTGTCCCTTTCCCGCCGTACCGCCGCCCGTTCGGTGCGCATGCTCGGTGTCACCGCCGCCTCCGCGGCCCTTGCTCTCAGCGCCGCCGGCACCGCGCTGGCCTGCGAGATCTCCGAGTTCTCCGCCTCTGCCGCCTGTGACGGCGCCAAGGGCGTCATCACCGTCACCGACAAGGACCCCACGGGCGTCCCGGCCGTCGTCACGGTCTTCCTCGAGAACAACGGCGCCGACCTCCGCCAGGTCGGCAAGGAGCAGACGGTCACCGGCTCGAAGAAGGGCGTCACCGTCTCCTTCGCCGAGGACTGGGAGCCGAACGCCGAGTACCGGGTCCACATCGTGGCCGTCAAGGGCAAGAAGAAGCTCGTCGACGCCGACATCGCCCCGAACGTGACCACCCCGTCCAAGGCCTGCCAGGCCGACGACACGACGACCCCGCCGACGAGCCCGTCCTCGTCGCCGTCGTCGACGCCCTCCACGCCGTCGTCGCAGACCGCGTCGCCGCCGGCCGGGACGGCCACCCCCTCGCCGGCCCCGTCCGACTCGGCCGCCGACAGCGCCGCGCCCCCGGCCTCCGCGAGCAACGCCCCCTCGCCCGCGGCGCAGGAGTCCAACCTCGCCGAGACCGGCGCCAACTCCAACACCGGCCTGATCGTCGGCATCGCCGCCGCTCTGGTCGTCGTCGGCGGCGGAGCGGTCTTCTTCGGAATGCGCCGCCGCGGAGCCAGCCACCGCTGA
- a CDS encoding LOG family protein: MHPTTPAQPFDGPHDREIESLVEFDEVVTAHGALAHFRVQSVDLTGRTDALLSLDASGAVFLGCPMDPAAAARVRACGALVFPPVPGLPFDPYRGRVYSPDELFASLDEGYEATPDARTYAWFQRTKGDGDVFGSMLRSLHDDAVSDALDELLAGERVVGVMGGHAMARGTEEYTGATRLGRELARTGLTVATGGGPGAMEAANLGAYAAPFDPGMLTEALRILAKAPGFTPSVTDWARAAFEVRANWPGGGPSVALPTWFYGHEPPNPFAAHIAKYFSNATREDGLLARCTAGVVFLPGAAGTVQEIFDNATPNYYESRGEPTPMVLVDRAHWTRRLPAWPLLRSLARERSMESRITLVDRIEEAPEALKRLSG; the protein is encoded by the coding sequence GTGCATCCGACGACACCCGCCCAGCCGTTCGACGGTCCCCACGACCGTGAGATCGAGTCCCTCGTCGAGTTCGACGAGGTGGTCACCGCCCACGGCGCCCTCGCCCACTTCCGCGTCCAGTCCGTCGACCTGACGGGCCGTACGGACGCCCTGCTCTCCCTCGACGCCTCGGGCGCCGTCTTCCTCGGCTGCCCGATGGACCCGGCGGCCGCCGCCCGCGTACGGGCCTGCGGCGCCCTGGTCTTCCCGCCCGTGCCGGGCCTGCCCTTCGACCCCTACCGCGGCCGTGTCTACTCCCCGGACGAACTGTTCGCCTCCCTCGACGAGGGGTACGAGGCGACCCCGGACGCGCGGACGTACGCCTGGTTTCAGCGCACGAAGGGGGACGGCGACGTCTTCGGCTCCATGCTGCGCTCGCTCCACGACGACGCCGTCTCGGACGCCCTCGACGAACTGCTCGCCGGGGAACGGGTGGTGGGCGTCATGGGCGGTCACGCGATGGCGCGCGGCACCGAGGAGTACACGGGCGCGACCCGGCTCGGCCGTGAACTCGCCCGCACCGGACTGACGGTGGCCACCGGCGGCGGGCCGGGCGCCATGGAGGCGGCCAACCTCGGCGCGTACGCGGCGCCCTTCGACCCGGGAATGCTCACCGAGGCCCTGCGGATCCTCGCCAAGGCCCCGGGGTTCACGCCCTCGGTGACCGACTGGGCGCGGGCCGCCTTCGAGGTCCGCGCGAACTGGCCCGGCGGCGGCCCCTCGGTCGCCTTGCCCACCTGGTTCTACGGTCACGAGCCGCCGAACCCGTTCGCCGCGCACATCGCCAAGTACTTCTCCAACGCCACCCGCGAGGACGGGCTGTTGGCCCGCTGCACCGCGGGCGTGGTGTTCCTGCCGGGCGCCGCGGGAACCGTCCAGGAGATCTTCGACAACGCGACGCCCAACTACTACGAGTCGCGGGGCGAGCCGACGCCCATGGTCCTCGTGGACCGGGCGCACTGGACGCGGCGGCTGCCCGCCTGGCCGCTCCTGCGGTCCCTGGCCCGGGAGCGGTCGATGGAGTCCCGCATCACCCTCGTCGACCGGATCGAGGAGGCACCGGAGGCCCTGAAACGTCTCAGTGGTTAA
- a CDS encoding VOC family protein, whose amino-acid sequence MSTSAHQQMIFVNLPVNDLDASKKFFTELGYSINPQFSDDNAASVVISDTIVAMLLTRPFYSTFTKKEIADATTTSEVLIALSAPSREKVDELVDRALALGGSPSGETQDHGFMYGRSFDDLDGHTWEIVWMDPSAVEA is encoded by the coding sequence ATGAGCACCTCCGCCCACCAGCAGATGATCTTCGTGAACCTGCCCGTGAACGACCTCGACGCCTCGAAGAAGTTCTTCACGGAGCTGGGCTACTCGATCAACCCGCAGTTCAGCGACGACAACGCGGCCTCCGTGGTGATCAGCGACACGATCGTCGCGATGCTGCTCACCAGGCCGTTCTACTCGACCTTCACCAAGAAGGAGATCGCGGACGCCACGACCACCAGCGAGGTGCTGATCGCGCTGAGCGCGCCGAGCCGCGAGAAGGTCGACGAACTGGTCGACCGGGCGCTCGCGCTGGGCGGTTCGCCGAGCGGCGAGACCCAGGACCACGGCTTCATGTACGGCCGCTCCTTCGACGACCTCGACGGCCACACCTGGGAGATCGTCTGGATGGACCCGTCGGCCGTCGAAGCCTGA